The following are encoded together in the Ranitomeya imitator isolate aRanImi1 chromosome 4, aRanImi1.pri, whole genome shotgun sequence genome:
- the KRR1 gene encoding KRR1 small subunit processome component homolog: MAEDSTPPQPGGGRKRPRETKPAVNESELLTVPDGWKEEPFTKEDNPKGLLEESSFATLFPKYKEAYLKECWPLVQKALNEYFVKAELDLIEGSMTVTTTKKTYDPYIIVRARDLIKLLARSVPFEQAVRVLQDDMACDIIKIGTLVQNRERFIKRRQRLLGPKGSTLKALELLTNCYIMVQGNTVSALGPFNGLKEVRKVVLETMKNIHPIYNIKALMIKRELAKDPELRTKSWDRFLPKFKHKNVSKRKEPKKKRIKKEYTPFPPPQPESKIDKEIESGEYFLRKNELRKKQLQDVKIKQAEAVSKRQEERNKAFIPPVEKPFKERKEVAISTKIDVNAIKEKVKKAKSKKLGALPEEVKQKLLDSDKKKKKKKK; the protein is encoded by the exons CTGTGAATGAATCTGAACTACTTACAGTTCCTGATGGCTGGAAAGAAGAGCCTTTCACTAAAGAAGATAATCCAAAGGGGCTTCTGGAGGAGAGTAGCTTTGCCACGTTGTTCCCCAAATATAAAGAAGCCTACCTCAAGGAGTGTTGGCCCCTAGTCCAGAAAGCACTGAATGAGTAT TTTGTGAAAGCAGAATTAGATTTAATTGAAGGCAGCATGACTGTTACCACTACCAAAAAGACATACGATCCTTATATTATTGTACGAGCGAGAGACTTGATAAAACTACTAGCCAGGAGTGTGCCCTTTGAACAG gctgtgagagtcCTCCAAGATGACATGGCATGTGATATAATTAAAATTGGAACATTGGTTCAAAACAGAGAGAGATTTATTAAGAGGAGACAACGGCTTCTTGGACCAAAGGGATCAACTCTAAAG GCTCTGGAGCTGCTCACAAACTGCTACATAATGGTCCAGGGGAATACCGTCTCTGCTCTGGGGCCCTTTAATGGCCTTAAAGAG GTTAGGAAAGTAGTTCTGGAAACTATGAAGAACATACATCCCATTTACAACATAAAG GCTCTAATGATCAAACGAGAGTTGGCTAAAGACCCAGAATTGAGAACTAAAAGCTGGGATCGGTTCCTGCCCAAGTTCAAGCACAAGAATGTGAGCAAGAGGAAAGAACCGAAGAAAAAAAGGATCAAGAAAGAATATACACCATTCCCGCCACCGCAGCCTGAGAGCAAG ATTGATAAGGAGATTGAAAGTGGAGAATACTTCTTGAGAAAAAATGAGCTAAGAAAGAAGCAACTACAAGATGTGAAG ATAAAACAAGCTGAAGCAGTTTCCAAGAGGCAAGAAGAGCGAAACAAAGCATTTATCCCTCCTGTGGAGAAACCTTTTAAAGAACGAAAGGAAG TTGCGATTTCCACGAAGATTGATGTGAATGCCATTAAAGAAAAGGTGAAAAAAGCTAAAAGCAAGAAACTTGGTGCCCTCCCAGAGGAAGTGAAACAGAAACTGTTGGACTCggacaagaagaaaaaaaagaaaaagaaatga